In one Fodinicola acaciae genomic region, the following are encoded:
- a CDS encoding lanthionine synthetase C family protein: MPYAGTSERERASGIVAELAARLADPDAVAAVASAPDNLHDALPRPVPVWLPDTLGEGHPGVALLFAELAATDPAMRRAAHGHLAAASRAIGGVRTQLFMGAASVGYAGHVAAASYGGYTAMLERLDEHVATAGVRQASAYRDDVETGRSPGGGRLDLISGITGVGRYLLARGLAEPLAEVLACLVAAGLAPDVRVDGVPVAACWSSDNAGGGVDLGIAHGVSGPLALLALSWRAGVRVGGQDAAIERIVGILDRWLVEDDAGPYWPAWVSVADHREPPERTRGRDAWCYGAGGISRALFLAGAALDRPDWRKLAIAALRGAVQTADYPAIRDAGLCHGWSGLLQITVRMAGDTGDPGLWSAADALAVRTMDDYDAECPFGFRYAPYVAPRPADRPGFVGGAAGIALALHTYAAGEPPRTPWDAALLLA; encoded by the coding sequence GTGCCGTACGCCGGGACGTCTGAACGTGAACGCGCGAGCGGCATCGTCGCGGAGCTCGCCGCCCGGCTGGCCGATCCGGACGCGGTCGCCGCGGTCGCGAGTGCTCCGGACAACCTGCACGACGCGCTGCCGCGGCCGGTGCCGGTGTGGCTGCCGGACACGCTCGGCGAAGGCCATCCGGGTGTCGCGCTGCTGTTCGCCGAGTTGGCCGCGACGGATCCGGCGATGCGGCGGGCGGCACACGGTCATCTCGCGGCCGCGTCGCGCGCGATCGGCGGCGTGCGGACGCAGTTGTTCATGGGAGCCGCCAGCGTCGGATACGCCGGCCATGTCGCGGCGGCCAGCTACGGCGGCTACACGGCGATGCTCGAGCGGCTCGACGAGCACGTCGCCACCGCTGGTGTCCGGCAGGCTTCGGCGTACCGCGACGATGTCGAAACCGGCCGGTCGCCGGGCGGTGGCCGGCTCGACCTGATCAGCGGCATCACCGGTGTGGGCCGCTATCTGCTGGCGCGCGGCCTGGCGGAGCCGCTGGCCGAGGTGCTGGCATGTCTGGTGGCCGCCGGGTTGGCTCCGGACGTACGCGTCGACGGCGTACCGGTGGCGGCGTGCTGGAGCAGCGACAACGCCGGCGGCGGAGTGGACCTCGGCATCGCGCACGGTGTGAGCGGACCGCTCGCGCTGCTGGCGCTGAGCTGGCGGGCCGGCGTACGCGTCGGGGGACAGGACGCCGCGATCGAACGGATCGTCGGCATCCTGGATCGGTGGCTGGTCGAGGACGACGCCGGTCCGTACTGGCCGGCCTGGGTGTCGGTCGCCGACCACCGCGAGCCGCCGGAGCGTACGCGCGGCCGCGACGCCTGGTGCTATGGCGCCGGCGGCATCTCGCGCGCATTGTTCCTGGCCGGTGCCGCGCTCGACCGGCCGGACTGGCGCAAGCTCGCGATCGCCGCGCTGCGCGGTGCCGTGCAGACCGCCGACTATCCGGCGATCCGCGACGCCGGCCTGTGCCACGGCTGGTCCGGGTTGCTGCAGATCACGGTGCGGATGGCCGGCGACACCGGCGATCCGGGGCTGTGGAGTGCCGCCGACGCACTCGCGGTGCGGACGATGGACGACTATGACGCCGAGTGTCCGTTTGGCTTTCGCTATGCACCGTACGTGGCACCGCGGCCCGCGGACCGGCCGGGTTTCGTCGGTGGCGCCGCGGGAATCGCGCTCGCGCTGCACACGTACGCCGCTGGCGAGCCACCGCGTACGCCGTGGGACGCGGCGCTGCTTCTCGCCTGA
- a CDS encoding JmjC domain-containing protein: MSDIAELDTLDWDVFVERFWDRRPVLVRHLPWAPFQEDEVYQAAVRATAELEPGLIPPNAQFTVERRQQVSRGDLLPEGADASLAGYQKRVAERLGGRRYALVVHGFHGFCFPQWKRERDFYAGLWQRVGLPLSGAITTLFHGTYEHSPVGVHKDRFATFMFGLSGRKRMRFWPSRPWTAPVSTVLDYQPYVADSFAAEVGPGELLYWPSSYFHVGESAGDTAATSVNIGVPREGHRAAYDLDDLLLNADPALLADPGLGFRQFDAPAGASTAITEPAGLAPAMADALRHFRQLADHQLARRTADRSLRIRTAGGFRPVPPPAPRVPLTDGTVVRPVEEIAIAGGLCAANGQVTSFGARLRPLLDRLRDGQPVTADGEAGRALLETLESFRAVRRDV, translated from the coding sequence ATGTCCGACATCGCTGAGCTGGACACGCTGGACTGGGATGTCTTCGTCGAGCGGTTCTGGGACCGCCGGCCGGTGCTGGTCCGGCACCTGCCGTGGGCGCCGTTCCAGGAGGACGAGGTCTATCAGGCCGCGGTGCGGGCGACCGCCGAGCTGGAGCCGGGCCTGATCCCGCCAAACGCACAGTTCACCGTCGAGCGCCGGCAGCAGGTCAGCCGCGGCGACCTGCTGCCGGAAGGCGCCGATGCCAGCCTCGCCGGCTATCAGAAGCGAGTCGCCGAGCGGCTCGGCGGCCGCCGGTACGCGCTGGTCGTACACGGCTTCCACGGCTTCTGTTTCCCGCAGTGGAAGCGTGAGCGCGACTTCTACGCCGGCCTGTGGCAGCGGGTCGGCCTGCCGTTGAGCGGCGCCATCACGACGTTGTTCCACGGCACGTACGAGCACAGTCCGGTCGGCGTCCACAAGGACCGGTTCGCCACCTTCATGTTCGGCCTCTCCGGCCGCAAACGGATGCGGTTCTGGCCGAGCCGGCCGTGGACCGCGCCGGTCAGCACCGTGCTGGACTACCAGCCGTACGTGGCCGACTCCTTCGCCGCCGAGGTTGGTCCCGGTGAGTTGCTCTACTGGCCGTCCAGCTATTTCCACGTCGGCGAGAGTGCCGGCGACACCGCCGCCACCAGCGTCAACATCGGTGTGCCGCGAGAGGGACACCGCGCCGCGTACGACCTCGACGACCTGCTGCTGAACGCGGATCCGGCGCTGCTGGCCGATCCGGGCCTCGGCTTTCGCCAGTTCGACGCGCCGGCCGGAGCCTCGACGGCGATCACCGAGCCGGCCGGCCTGGCGCCGGCGATGGCCGACGCGCTGCGGCATTTCCGCCAGCTCGCCGACCACCAGCTGGCGAGGCGTACGGCCGACCGGTCGTTGCGGATACGGACTGCCGGCGGCTTCCGTCCGGTGCCGCCACCCGCGCCGCGTGTGCCGCTGACCGACGGCACAGTCGTGCGACCAGTGGAGGAGATCGCGATCGCCGGTGGCCTTTGTGCGGCCAACGGTCAGGTGACGTCGTTTGGCGCGCGACTGCGGCCGCTGCTGGACCGGCTGCGCGACGGCCAGCCGGTCACGGCGGACGGAGAAGCTGGCCGCGCGCTGCTGGAGACGTTGGAGAGCTTCCGTGCCGTACGCCGGGACGTCTGA
- a CDS encoding DUF4135 domain-containing protein, giving the protein MTTDVWTLVDPGADGSDPPGAAGLLVAAVRAGVAGPMFPPVVTDGPDRTVAFQHWLSGESDARALAHSLHTRRFAPLCVALDHLAAWCTVAASTYAPDVPADLLTVTNADLFAPFVREAFVVCAANRPSVAEFVGLRRAQTETLLDRFLDRLCRDLPAWPDRPELRWPVTGLWMHGEETHNGGQRVIRVDLAGGGSVAYKPRPASGELLFLGDDPRTSVFALLNGLPSASGEVRLPVLPSWRGEGADRGDYSWQEWVERPRQWGVLRREGPYELAGTRLEPVEAARFWRRAGALAAACFAFGITDLHGGNLLAGARPGGDPMLYPVDLEMFFTQAPRLSHTTLVYAPSASTTHHVGLENEPRWCDIDGHPVCWTRGPDGALSLRVRDESITRTTTRSVVGDTAGNAGYGGYLPAMLRGMFDCWTLMCRHRTAIHDLVAEAGDAVVRVVRRSTAEYVRALQAEWVSGEPAAADFDAAERQQLDQGDVPYFFRAVHGGPLRHLTGELTDDVELTAATGRLDLATLGTALRDAIEHVFDDIPSLHVDDPDLGLRLRLYGPADGSATFDWPRAGRRITYRWSGAAMRLAIDAIDTPLVEEPVPAVAEIRQRLLRLDRLDGRLRMPWARGGFADESLHRRLTTLTRSAAGWLRDVLDEHGWPGRSTVGTAATLAASRLVQHLEDDLPLQRRCLELMTAAAEAGDFPLRELAYVTDTIRLAEGRPQLYGTKFDRVDGEFVPCRIEDPDHVEERRRAMGLLSLEDYAEQLRQRFAS; this is encoded by the coding sequence GTGACGACAGACGTGTGGACGCTGGTTGATCCCGGCGCGGACGGCTCCGATCCGCCAGGTGCCGCGGGGTTGCTGGTCGCGGCGGTACGCGCCGGTGTCGCCGGCCCGATGTTTCCGCCGGTGGTGACCGACGGTCCTGATCGCACGGTCGCGTTTCAGCACTGGTTGAGCGGTGAGTCGGACGCTCGTGCGCTCGCGCATTCGTTGCATACGCGGCGATTCGCGCCGTTGTGTGTGGCGCTCGACCATCTCGCCGCCTGGTGCACGGTGGCCGCGTCGACGTACGCACCGGACGTGCCGGCCGATTTGTTGACGGTCACGAATGCCGACCTGTTCGCGCCGTTCGTCCGCGAGGCTTTCGTTGTGTGCGCGGCAAACCGGCCGTCGGTCGCCGAGTTCGTCGGCCTGCGGCGCGCGCAGACCGAGACATTGCTCGACCGCTTTCTCGACCGCCTCTGCCGTGACCTGCCGGCCTGGCCCGACCGTCCGGAGCTGCGCTGGCCGGTCACCGGATTGTGGATGCATGGCGAGGAAACCCACAATGGCGGCCAGCGGGTCATTCGGGTCGACCTGGCCGGCGGTGGCAGCGTCGCGTACAAACCACGACCGGCCTCTGGTGAGCTGCTCTTTCTCGGCGACGACCCGCGGACCTCGGTTTTCGCCCTGCTCAACGGTTTGCCGTCGGCCTCGGGCGAGGTGCGGCTGCCGGTGCTGCCGAGTTGGCGCGGCGAAGGCGCGGATCGCGGTGACTATTCCTGGCAGGAGTGGGTCGAGCGGCCGCGGCAGTGGGGTGTGTTGCGGCGCGAGGGACCGTACGAGCTGGCCGGCACACGGCTGGAGCCGGTCGAGGCCGCGAGGTTCTGGCGCCGCGCCGGCGCCCTGGCCGCCGCCTGTTTTGCCTTTGGCATCACGGATCTGCACGGCGGCAACCTGCTGGCCGGCGCGCGGCCAGGCGGTGATCCGATGCTCTATCCGGTCGACCTGGAGATGTTTTTCACGCAGGCGCCACGACTGTCGCACACCACGCTGGTCTACGCGCCGTCCGCCTCGACGACACACCATGTCGGCCTGGAAAACGAGCCGCGCTGGTGTGACATCGACGGCCATCCGGTGTGCTGGACCCGTGGCCCGGACGGCGCGTTGTCCCTGCGCGTACGCGACGAGTCCATCACCCGCACGACCACTCGGTCAGTGGTCGGCGACACCGCCGGCAACGCCGGCTATGGCGGCTATCTGCCGGCGATGTTACGCGGCATGTTCGACTGCTGGACGTTGATGTGCCGGCACCGCACCGCGATCCACGACCTGGTCGCCGAGGCCGGGGACGCGGTCGTACGCGTCGTACGCCGGTCGACCGCCGAGTACGTGCGGGCATTGCAGGCCGAGTGGGTCAGCGGCGAGCCAGCCGCGGCCGATTTCGACGCGGCCGAGAGACAACAGCTCGACCAGGGCGACGTGCCGTATTTCTTCCGCGCCGTCCACGGCGGACCGCTGCGCCATCTCACCGGTGAGCTGACCGACGACGTGGAGCTGACGGCGGCGACGGGCCGGCTCGACCTCGCCACTCTCGGCACGGCGCTGCGCGACGCCATCGAGCATGTCTTCGACGACATTCCTTCGCTCCATGTCGACGATCCGGACCTCGGCCTGCGCCTGCGGCTGTACGGACCCGCCGACGGCTCGGCGACCTTCGACTGGCCGCGGGCCGGCCGCCGGATCACCTATCGCTGGAGCGGCGCGGCGATGCGGCTGGCCATCGACGCGATCGACACGCCGTTGGTGGAGGAGCCGGTGCCGGCGGTCGCGGAGATCAGGCAGCGGCTGCTGCGGCTGGACCGGCTGGACGGCCGGCTGCGGATGCCGTGGGCGCGCGGCGGCTTCGCCGACGAGTCGCTGCACCGCAGGCTGACGACGCTCACCAGATCGGCGGCCGGCTGGCTGCGCGACGTCCTTGACGAGCACGGCTGGCCAGGTCGCTCGACCGTCGGTACGGCGGCGACGCTGGCGGCCAGCCGGCTGGTCCAGCATCTGGAGGATGATCTGCCGCTGCAGCGCCGCTGCCTGGAGCTGATGACGGCGGCCGCCGAGGCCGGTGACTTCCCGCTCCGCGAGCTCGCGTACGTCACCGACACGATCCGGCTCGCCGAAGGCCGGCCGCAGCTCTATGGCACCAAGTTCGACCGGGTGGACGGCGAGTTCGTGCCGTGCCGGATCGAGGACCCCGACCACGTCGAAGAACGCAGGAGAGCCATGGGACTGCTGTCTCTCGAGGACTACGCCGAGCAGCTGCGACAGCGGTTCGCGTCATGA
- a CDS encoding serine/threonine-protein kinase, producing the protein MDGTDRDAARLVAGRYLIREPVGQGGMGRVWRAYDQLLGRQVALKELIRPAADLTERLLREARFGARLRHPGIVHVHDVVTDGDSQWIVMELIDGHSLEDLVLANGPLPPDRVAEIGLELLDALTVAHQHGVIHRDVKPANVLIDATGAVHLTDFGIAFELSQSPLTATGAVIGSPQYMAPERVRGETPTAASDLFSVGATLYAAVEGRPPFGRPGQVPTLAAVLSDPPDPVDRAGPLAPILAGLLEKEPTRRTDADTAKRQLANLSDTVIAPALSSASAPKPANRRFRWPVLATAAVLALAAACVVIAFRPQPIGHHATKTTAIGRFFVRTPADWTPIASSDDQPRPGIAPPDNRQVAVQIWLAPNNEAALRDLAITETTYRVERPGYRRISLNLAPFAGSAEGAKWEWTWRDNGVTRRVLQHAVQDQDGRLYVLSYAAPAGDFVTYQKDVDAIVASARLDTSAEPRSLLPVVAEGVSASVPTGWKSRPHAGGKGTDFYRPAAPAAYLTFSREPADSYFVNGYDWTTFWAGQPGETGYQLLSRAPVVYAGVRSSGRWDYFVTSSKGVRLKVRAFAAITDKKLYRLLCVAPGGIEQTCDQVAATVTVAR; encoded by the coding sequence ATGGACGGCACCGATCGTGACGCGGCGCGCCTTGTCGCCGGTCGCTATCTCATCCGCGAGCCCGTCGGACAGGGCGGCATGGGCCGGGTCTGGCGCGCGTACGACCAACTGCTCGGCCGCCAGGTCGCACTGAAGGAGCTGATCCGGCCGGCCGCCGACCTGACCGAGCGGCTGCTGCGCGAAGCGCGTTTTGGTGCGCGGCTGCGGCACCCTGGGATCGTGCACGTCCACGATGTCGTCACCGACGGCGACAGCCAGTGGATCGTCATGGAGCTGATCGACGGCCACAGTCTGGAGGATCTGGTCCTGGCGAACGGACCGCTGCCACCCGACCGGGTCGCCGAGATCGGCCTTGAGCTGCTCGACGCCCTGACCGTCGCGCACCAGCACGGTGTCATCCACCGCGACGTCAAACCGGCGAACGTCCTGATCGACGCCACCGGCGCCGTACACCTGACCGACTTCGGTATCGCCTTCGAGCTCAGCCAAAGTCCGCTGACCGCCACCGGTGCGGTGATCGGCTCGCCGCAGTACATGGCGCCGGAACGCGTACGCGGCGAGACGCCGACGGCCGCCAGTGACCTGTTTTCGGTTGGCGCGACGCTGTACGCGGCGGTCGAAGGCCGGCCACCGTTCGGCCGGCCAGGCCAGGTGCCGACGCTCGCCGCCGTGCTCAGCGATCCACCCGACCCGGTCGATCGCGCCGGTCCACTCGCGCCGATTTTGGCCGGTCTGCTGGAAAAGGAGCCGACTCGACGGACCGACGCCGACACTGCGAAACGCCAGCTCGCCAACCTGAGCGACACCGTCATCGCGCCGGCGCTTTCGTCAGCATCCGCGCCAAAACCTGCCAATCGGCGGTTCCGATGGCCGGTCCTCGCCACTGCCGCGGTATTGGCGCTTGCGGCGGCCTGTGTGGTCATCGCTTTTCGACCGCAGCCGATTGGTCACCATGCGACCAAAACAACCGCGATCGGCCGGTTTTTCGTACGTACGCCGGCGGACTGGACGCCGATCGCCAGCTCCGACGACCAACCGCGGCCCGGCATCGCGCCGCCGGACAACCGGCAGGTTGCCGTACAGATCTGGTTGGCCCCCAACAACGAAGCGGCACTGCGAGACCTGGCCATCACGGAGACGACGTACCGCGTCGAGCGGCCGGGATATCGCCGGATCAGCCTCAACCTCGCGCCGTTCGCCGGCAGCGCGGAAGGCGCGAAGTGGGAATGGACGTGGCGTGACAACGGCGTCACGCGCAGGGTCCTGCAGCATGCCGTACAGGATCAGGACGGCCGGCTCTACGTCCTCTCGTACGCGGCACCGGCCGGCGATTTCGTCACGTACCAAAAGGATGTCGATGCCATCGTCGCATCGGCCCGGCTGGACACATCGGCCGAGCCGAGGTCGCTCCTGCCGGTCGTCGCCGAAGGTGTCAGCGCTTCCGTACCGACCGGTTGGAAAAGCCGGCCGCACGCCGGCGGGAAAGGTACGGACTTCTATCGGCCGGCGGCACCGGCGGCGTACCTGACCTTCAGCCGCGAGCCGGCCGACAGCTATTTCGTCAACGGCTATGACTGGACGACTTTCTGGGCCGGCCAACCCGGTGAGACCGGCTATCAGTTGCTCAGTCGCGCGCCGGTGGTCTACGCCGGCGTCAGAAGCAGCGGACGGTGGGACTATTTCGTCACCTCCAGCAAAGGCGTACGCCTGAAGGTCCGCGCTTTTGCCGCGATCACTGACAAGAAGCTGTATCGGCTGCTGTGTGTCGCACCGGGCGGCATCGAGCAAACCTGCGACCAGGTGGCCGCGACGGTGACCGTCGCCCGCTGA
- a CDS encoding helix-turn-helix transcriptional regulator: MPPLLPVIGRMEELDTLLALLDQGTAGVVVAGEAGVGKTRLIRELLRRVEAAGHPVRSATATASLACVPFGVFANLVPTRGNPAELLTQAVEVLGSLNGERRLVLAVDDAHLLDGMSAGVLQLVTANRAAFVVVTVRSGEPVPDAVRALWKDEHADLLELQPLSRSETGELAATLLGGHPDADCLRRLWEISRGSPLVVREVVAVGRRRNALVERHGVWSWPGDVLIGTQLSQLVEDRLKDLTPEQRSALELVALAEPVGLDLVGASVDTAVLESLEVAGLLTSAADGLRHQVQVAHPLYAETVRQGLVFLRRRGAYRKLAEALAAVGCRRRDDQVRLALWQVEAGVATDRQLLAAAASQTLAVYEHSLAERLARAARSAGPYLPADLTLAQSLQWQGRFTEAQDVLDAVDLDAATPGQIADHAIIGSGNSFFGHGLLSAAEAELQAAQRRLSGHPEQTRVIAHRITLEFTTGEMTKVLATTDELLRIAAGDAESRVWATFMRFAALSMTGRMETALAFVEPVEKDAAEFPRGQVVVANIVSGRCTAYRFIGDLDTAESLAEAGYQQTLGWRGNSGWWPLVLGQVASNRGQMSKAATLLREATAALVFEDMDRVRRWALSDLAQALAHLGDLETARSAVAEADSSGLHAYQWLESGVVRAKAWIAAAESRFVDARRLAATAADIAATKQEVVFELEAAHDALRLGDLRAATRIRRIATGVEGKLAPAYTRHAIARAAGDAASLQDSATEFANLGMLLLAAEAAAEAANAYRLTGDKRAEIAVTEQARAWLTECGTVRTPALAPILGDHPLTALTAREREIAQIAAANVSSKAIADQLRLSVRTVDNHLARVYQKLNITGRSELIGLFKDPG; encoded by the coding sequence ATGCCGCCGCTTCTGCCGGTCATCGGCCGGATGGAAGAGCTCGACACGCTGTTGGCGCTGCTCGACCAGGGGACGGCCGGCGTCGTCGTCGCCGGCGAGGCCGGTGTCGGCAAGACGCGGCTGATCCGTGAGCTGCTGCGACGGGTCGAGGCGGCCGGCCATCCGGTGCGGTCGGCGACCGCGACCGCCTCACTCGCCTGCGTGCCGTTCGGCGTGTTCGCCAACCTCGTTCCGACGCGCGGAAATCCGGCCGAGCTGCTGACGCAGGCCGTGGAAGTGCTCGGCTCGCTCAACGGTGAGCGCCGGCTGGTGCTCGCGGTCGACGACGCGCACCTCCTGGACGGCATGTCGGCGGGTGTGTTGCAGTTGGTGACGGCGAATCGTGCGGCTTTTGTCGTTGTGACCGTACGATCCGGCGAGCCGGTCCCCGATGCCGTACGCGCGTTGTGGAAGGACGAACACGCCGATCTGCTTGAGCTGCAGCCACTTTCGCGCAGCGAGACCGGCGAGTTGGCCGCGACCTTGCTCGGTGGCCATCCCGACGCGGACTGCCTGCGCCGGCTCTGGGAAATCAGCCGCGGCAGTCCGCTGGTCGTACGCGAGGTGGTGGCGGTCGGTCGCCGGCGAAACGCTTTGGTCGAGCGGCACGGCGTGTGGTCCTGGCCCGGCGACGTGCTGATCGGCACGCAGCTGTCGCAGCTGGTGGAAGACCGGCTGAAAGACCTGACGCCAGAGCAACGGTCCGCGCTGGAGCTCGTCGCACTCGCCGAGCCGGTCGGCCTCGACCTGGTCGGCGCGTCGGTCGACACCGCGGTGCTGGAAAGCCTGGAAGTCGCGGGGCTGCTGACCAGCGCGGCGGACGGTCTGCGGCATCAGGTGCAGGTGGCACATCCGTTGTATGCCGAGACCGTACGACAGGGCCTGGTTTTTCTGCGTCGCCGTGGCGCATACCGCAAACTCGCGGAGGCATTGGCCGCGGTGGGTTGCCGCCGGCGGGACGACCAGGTCCGGCTCGCGCTGTGGCAGGTCGAGGCCGGCGTCGCCACCGACCGGCAGTTGTTGGCCGCGGCGGCCAGTCAGACTCTGGCGGTCTACGAGCACTCGCTCGCCGAGCGGTTGGCGCGCGCCGCGCGGTCGGCCGGACCGTACCTGCCGGCCGACCTCACGCTTGCGCAAAGTTTGCAATGGCAGGGCCGTTTCACCGAGGCGCAGGACGTTCTCGACGCGGTGGATCTCGACGCGGCCACGCCGGGACAAATCGCCGACCATGCGATCATCGGCAGCGGCAACTCGTTTTTCGGCCACGGCCTGCTTTCCGCCGCGGAGGCCGAGCTGCAGGCGGCGCAGCGGCGACTTTCCGGCCATCCCGAGCAAACTCGCGTGATCGCGCACCGGATCACCCTCGAGTTCACCACCGGCGAGATGACCAAGGTGCTGGCAACCACCGACGAGCTGCTGCGCATCGCGGCCGGCGACGCGGAAAGCCGCGTGTGGGCCACCTTCATGCGGTTCGCCGCGTTGAGCATGACCGGCCGGATGGAGACCGCGCTGGCATTCGTGGAGCCGGTCGAAAAGGACGCGGCGGAGTTTCCGCGTGGACAGGTGGTGGTCGCCAACATCGTCAGCGGACGTTGCACGGCATACCGTTTCATCGGCGACCTCGACACCGCCGAGTCGCTCGCCGAGGCCGGCTATCAGCAAACGCTTGGCTGGCGCGGAAACAGTGGTTGGTGGCCGCTGGTGCTCGGCCAGGTCGCGTCAAACCGCGGCCAGATGTCGAAGGCCGCGACGCTTCTCCGCGAGGCGACGGCCGCGCTTGTTTTCGAGGACATGGACCGCGTACGACGTTGGGCGCTCAGTGATTTGGCGCAGGCGCTGGCACATCTTGGCGATCTGGAGACGGCGCGGTCAGCCGTGGCCGAGGCCGACAGCAGTGGCCTCCACGCGTATCAGTGGCTGGAATCCGGTGTCGTACGCGCAAAAGCCTGGATCGCCGCGGCCGAGTCGCGATTCGTCGACGCCCGGCGGCTGGCAGCAACGGCCGCCGACATCGCCGCGACGAAACAAGAAGTCGTTTTCGAACTGGAAGCGGCACACGACGCGTTGCGGCTCGGCGACCTGCGCGCCGCGACCCGCATCCGCCGGATCGCGACCGGTGTCGAGGGAAAACTCGCGCCCGCGTACACGCGACACGCGATCGCCCGCGCTGCCGGCGATGCGGCTTCTTTGCAAGATTCGGCAACGGAATTCGCCAATCTCGGCATGTTATTGTTGGCCGCTGAGGCGGCCGCGGAGGCTGCCAACGCGTACCGGCTGACCGGCGACAAGCGCGCGGAGATTGCCGTCACCGAACAGGCTCGCGCCTGGCTGACCGAATGCGGCACGGTCCGTACGCCCGCGCTCGCGCCGATCCTCGGCGACCACCCGTTGACAGCGTTGACCGCACGAGAGCGCGAAATCGCGCAGATCGCCGCGGCAAACGTGAGCAGCAAAGCCATTGCCGACCAGTTGCGGCTGTCCGTGCGTACGGTCGACAATCATTTGGCCCGTGTCTACCAGAAGCTCAACATCACCGGTCGCAGCGAACTGATCGGCCTGTTCAAGGATCCCGGTTGA
- a CDS encoding HNH endonuclease signature motif containing protein: protein MTTPSVTTAPVGDPWPEEDADALAAMLREAEREYRKAAARVLNIVKAIEHKEAYEKLQAKNIQQLLEDQLLLSPTEASRRVQRARAFCPGMALTGEMLAPKLDLAAQAMRRGDLADSQLDAIRTVITRLPAHVDFQQRREAEAAMVEGAKHMDAGRLYRLGTRLHAYLDPDGAAPSDKDDAKPRRELHLHTGRDGRLALRGILDAETGSLLQEVLSPLAKPEGEDGKPDPRSAAERNGDALADILNLVADAGKLPIQGAERPHLTVTISWEMLRDCLDVARAYEGLTLSPETARRLACDADIIPVILNSEGVPLDVGRKERLAGPELRKALIARDKGCTRPGCTRPVRHTRAHHIVSWVDGGTTCLENCVLLCDRHHREIHHTDWTIRMNNGHPEFIPPLDVDYEQKPLRNTYHLYG, encoded by the coding sequence ATGACCACTCCTTCCGTCACCACCGCGCCAGTCGGTGACCCATGGCCGGAAGAAGACGCGGACGCGCTCGCGGCGATGCTGCGCGAGGCGGAGCGGGAGTATCGCAAGGCCGCTGCGCGGGTGTTGAATATCGTGAAGGCGATTGAGCACAAAGAGGCGTACGAGAAGCTGCAGGCCAAGAATATCCAGCAGCTGTTGGAAGACCAGTTGCTGCTCTCCCCGACCGAGGCCAGTCGCCGGGTGCAGCGCGCTCGCGCGTTCTGTCCGGGCATGGCGTTGACCGGTGAGATGTTGGCGCCGAAGCTGGACCTCGCCGCCCAAGCCATGCGCCGCGGCGACCTCGCCGACTCGCAGCTGGACGCGATCCGTACGGTGATCACGAGGTTGCCGGCGCACGTCGATTTCCAGCAGCGGCGTGAAGCCGAGGCGGCGATGGTCGAGGGCGCCAAGCACATGGACGCCGGCCGGCTCTATCGGCTCGGCACCCGGTTGCATGCCTATCTGGACCCCGATGGTGCCGCGCCGTCGGACAAGGACGATGCGAAGCCTCGGCGGGAGTTGCACCTGCACACCGGTCGCGACGGCCGCCTCGCGTTGCGCGGCATTCTCGACGCCGAGACCGGCAGTCTGTTGCAGGAAGTGTTGTCACCGCTGGCAAAGCCGGAAGGCGAGGATGGCAAGCCCGATCCTCGATCGGCCGCCGAGCGCAATGGTGACGCGTTGGCCGACATCCTCAACCTGGTCGCTGATGCCGGGAAGTTGCCGATCCAGGGCGCCGAGCGGCCGCACCTGACGGTGACGATCTCCTGGGAGATGCTCCGCGACTGTCTGGATGTGGCGCGCGCGTACGAAGGCCTGACCCTCAGCCCCGAAACCGCCCGCCGGCTGGCCTGCGACGCGGACATTATTCCGGTCATCCTGAACTCGGAAGGCGTCCCGCTGGATGTCGGCCGCAAGGAGCGGCTGGCCGGCCCAGAGTTGCGGAAAGCGTTGATCGCACGAGACAAAGGTTGCACCCGGCCCGGATGTACGCGGCCGGTCCGGCACACGAGGGCGCATCACATCGTGTCGTGGGTGGACGGTGGCACCACCTGTCTGGAAAATTGCGTGCTGCTGTGCGACCGCCATCACCGCGAAATTCACCACACCGACTGGACCATACGGATGAACAACGGCCATCCCGAGTTCATCCCACCACTCGATGTGGACTACGAGCAAAAGCCGCTGCGAAATACCTACCACCTGTACGGCTGA